In Phycisphaerales bacterium, the following proteins share a genomic window:
- a CDS encoding magnesium transporter, whose amino-acid sequence MTPDRAKSAIGIDNLDQPLLPHIRRDVLTLRADQTVGESLDALRKRGITQTIIYFYVLDNDDRLVGVVPTRQLLLASPTELISGIMDGNVVSIPASASVLTACEFFAIHRFLACPVVDDENRLLGVADVDLFTDEVFSLAERREADDLFQLIGVHVALSRRGSPWAAFRDRFPWLLCNIAGGTLCALLASLYDSLLNQVITLALFIPVVLALSESVSIQSMTITLQSLHGGRLNWKRAGVGIGREFLTASLLGSACGLALFTISALWRGEMIVAMVIGLSIAVAMVTSCLVGVALPMVMRALRQDPRIASGPIVLATADVATLLFYLNLAGLLL is encoded by the coding sequence GTGACACCTGACCGCGCCAAATCCGCCATCGGTATAGATAATCTCGATCAGCCGCTCCTGCCGCACATTCGGCGTGACGTGCTGACACTGCGCGCCGACCAGACGGTCGGAGAGTCGCTCGATGCACTCCGCAAGCGGGGGATTACGCAGACGATCATCTACTTCTACGTGCTCGACAACGACGATCGCCTCGTCGGCGTCGTCCCGACACGGCAGTTGCTGCTTGCGAGCCCCACGGAACTGATCTCGGGCATCATGGACGGCAACGTCGTCTCTATCCCTGCATCCGCCAGTGTGCTGACCGCGTGCGAGTTCTTTGCGATACATCGATTCCTCGCCTGCCCGGTGGTCGATGACGAGAATCGGCTGCTGGGCGTGGCCGACGTCGATCTGTTCACCGATGAGGTCTTCTCCTTGGCCGAGCGCCGCGAAGCGGACGACCTCTTCCAACTCATCGGCGTGCACGTCGCGCTGAGTCGGCGCGGTTCGCCGTGGGCCGCGTTCAGAGATCGTTTCCCCTGGCTGCTGTGCAACATTGCCGGCGGCACGCTGTGCGCGCTGTTGGCAAGCCTGTACGACTCGCTGCTCAACCAGGTCATCACCCTGGCGCTGTTTATTCCGGTGGTTCTGGCGCTTTCCGAAAGTGTGAGCATCCAGTCGATGACGATCACGCTTCAGAGCCTGCACGGCGGGCGGCTGAACTGGAAGCGAGCAGGCGTGGGCATCGGCAGAGAGTTCCTTACGGCCTCGCTGCTGGGCTCGGCGTGCGGGCTGGCGCTGTTCACAATTTCAGCTCTGTGGCGCGGAGAGATGATCGTCGCGATGGTCATTGGCCTGAGCATCGCCGTGGCCATGGTCACCTCCTGCCTCGTGGGCGTGGCGCTGCCGATGGTCATGCGGGCGCTGCGTCAGGACCCGCGCATCGCGTCCGGGCCCATCGTGCTTGCAACCGCTGACGTCGCGACGCTTCTGTTCTATCTCAATCTCGCCGGTCTGCTGCTCTGA
- the ilvE gene encoding branched-chain-amino-acid transaminase: MWMDGNLVPREQAVVSVFDHGVLYGDGCFEGIRAYNGRIFKAASHINRLFASAEAIRLKSPYTHEQWIEAMRKTLSANGLRNAYIRVVVTRGVGTLGLNPFRCPHPTCFIIADSIELYPPALYESGMKVITARRPRNLPAALDPSIKSLNYLNNILAKIEAIDAGVLEAIMLNHEGYVAECTGDNIFMVKDGRIATPPDSAGLLKGVTRAFVRSLCSDFKIKCEERLFRLDELKQADEVFLTGTAAEIIAVSQIDETIIGDGAIGPICRRLTDEFRTRVASNAPED; encoded by the coding sequence ATCTGGATGGATGGGAACCTGGTGCCGCGCGAGCAGGCCGTCGTGAGCGTCTTCGATCATGGCGTGCTCTACGGCGACGGCTGCTTCGAGGGCATTCGCGCCTACAACGGCCGCATTTTCAAGGCCGCGTCGCACATCAACCGGCTCTTTGCCTCGGCCGAGGCGATCCGGCTCAAGTCGCCCTATACCCATGAGCAGTGGATCGAGGCCATGCGCAAGACGCTCAGCGCCAATGGCCTGCGCAACGCCTACATCCGCGTGGTCGTGACGCGCGGCGTGGGCACGCTGGGCCTGAACCCCTTCCGATGCCCGCACCCGACTTGCTTCATCATCGCTGATTCGATCGAGTTGTATCCGCCGGCCCTCTACGAGAGCGGCATGAAGGTCATCACGGCGCGCCGGCCGCGCAATCTTCCCGCGGCACTGGACCCCAGCATCAAGAGCCTCAACTACCTCAACAACATCCTCGCCAAGATCGAGGCGATCGACGCGGGCGTGCTCGAGGCGATCATGCTCAACCACGAAGGCTACGTGGCCGAGTGCACCGGCGACAACATCTTCATGGTCAAGGATGGCCGGATCGCCACGCCGCCTGACTCGGCCGGCCTGCTCAAGGGCGTGACGCGCGCGTTCGTGCGGTCGCTGTGCAGTGACTTCAAGATCAAGTGCGAGGAGCGGCTTTTCCGGCTTGACGAGCTCAAGCAGGCCGACGAGGTATTCCTCACTGGCACCGCGGCGGAGATCATCGCCGTCTCGCAGATCGACGAGACGATCATCGGGGACGGCGCCATCGGCCCCATCTGCCGCCGGTTGACGGATGAGTTCCGCACGCGCGTGGCGAGCAATGCGCCTGAAGATTAA
- a CDS encoding sigma-70 family RNA polymerase sigma factor — MNALTTNFVRRLRSGDDAAWFELWEVFGPVLQAQLAKWGRGKVGAETVRDLSQETLAALSKSIDRYDPARGARFSTWLLSIARHTLGDEMDRRGALKRGGGSRGISLDESFMGNSAVLEADETYERSVFRAKVEAAVRKVESDSDFVSFQVYRMRVFDGMSGKDVSSQLGISEPTVSRHLAKVRQSLRRRLAETVATFSFTDEEAREAEEAGLYQDDELFDNALSEIYHQQLQSPMNRITDRF; from the coding sequence ATGAACGCGCTGACGACCAACTTCGTTCGCCGCCTCCGCTCGGGAGATGACGCCGCCTGGTTCGAACTCTGGGAGGTGTTCGGCCCGGTGCTGCAGGCGCAACTGGCCAAGTGGGGCCGGGGCAAGGTTGGGGCGGAAACGGTGCGCGACCTGAGCCAGGAGACGCTGGCAGCACTCTCCAAATCCATCGATCGCTATGACCCGGCACGCGGGGCGCGGTTCAGCACCTGGCTGCTGAGCATCGCCCGCCACACGCTGGGCGACGAGATGGACCGGCGCGGCGCGCTCAAGCGAGGCGGCGGCAGCCGGGGCATCAGCCTCGACGAGTCTTTCATGGGAAACTCCGCCGTCCTCGAAGCCGACGAAACCTACGAGCGAAGCGTCTTTCGCGCCAAGGTCGAGGCTGCGGTGCGAAAAGTTGAGAGCGATTCCGACTTTGTCAGTTTCCAGGTCTACCGCATGCGCGTCTTCGACGGCATGAGCGGCAAGGACGTCTCGTCGCAATTGGGCATCTCCGAGCCGACGGTCAGCCGACACCTTGCCAAGGTGCGCCAGAGTCTGCGGCGGAGGCTGGCGGAGACTGTGGCCACGTTCAGTTTTACCGATGAAGAAGCGCGCGAGGCCGAAGAGGCGGGCCTGTACCAGGATGATGAACTCTTCGATAACGCGCTGAGCGAGATCTATCACCAGCAGTTGCAGTCGCCGATGAATCGGATCACCGATCGATTCTGA
- a CDS encoding UvrD-helicase domain-containing protein, whose product MSTPASADTSLPTDSDADPLLHGLTQAQAQAVLHTEGPLLVLAAAGSGKTLTITRRVAHLIAQGNPPWSILALTFTNKAATEMRERIERLIPPQAGTARGLVISTFHAFCARLLRRYAERVGLSGNYTIYDASDQKAAIKDALDRLDLSRSNFPPDAMSARISNAKNAMQRVQDVRAAGGDFWTKQFARVYEEYEKTLRQNNAVDFDDLLLHIATLLRDDAQVREELRNRFRHVLIDEYQDTNHAQFLIADGLAAGHRRICVVGDPDQSIYGWRGADISNILEFQEHYPEAQVVKLGENFRSTAPILHVADHLIKHNVRRKDKPLFTRRHGGEKPIVMTCIDEHHEAEFVANYLDSMNREHGLTWKDMAVFYRTNALSRNIEAALRERQIPHVLVRGTAFYDRKEIRDALAYLRVILNPGDSVSLKRIINEPARGIGKTTVNRLEQFAAEHQITLVDAIGRCREMADLNARAIGALERFGRLLESWRGESSFMGMETVGELAELVRRVVTDSGMEAALNAGKSEEDAQRLDNLNELVTAVAEFEEKFASQQAGGADAMTDPFGFEVETFSVAAQEPPLMARLRAYLEQVALVSDVEAFDPDAGAVTLMTLHAAKGLEFPVVVMIGLEENLLPHSRSRESDAELEEERRLAFVGITRAKQRLVLTHATVRSWRGLREPTIMSRFLGELPEDGIEWHGREQAARHHGDFEAESESGWPGRRSGFGSQSGRRERSEFDDAEEVRNVKQWTQQRTADDAGGFPAGCRVRHPQFGDGQVESVTRTGRHTRIRVRFRDVGTKTLIAEYARLERLS is encoded by the coding sequence ATGTCCACACCCGCCTCCGCCGACACATCTCTCCCGACCGATTCTGACGCCGACCCGCTTCTGCACGGCCTGACCCAAGCCCAGGCCCAGGCCGTGCTTCACACCGAGGGCCCGCTGCTGGTCCTGGCGGCGGCCGGTTCGGGAAAGACTCTGACGATCACCCGTCGGGTGGCGCACCTCATCGCGCAGGGCAACCCGCCGTGGTCGATCCTGGCGTTGACGTTCACCAACAAAGCCGCCACCGAGATGCGCGAGCGGATTGAGCGGCTCATCCCGCCGCAAGCCGGCACCGCCCGCGGGCTGGTGATCAGCACGTTTCACGCCTTCTGCGCCCGACTTTTGAGGCGATACGCCGAGCGCGTCGGCCTGAGCGGCAACTACACAATTTATGACGCGAGCGACCAGAAGGCCGCGATCAAGGATGCGCTCGATCGCCTCGATCTCTCTCGCAGCAACTTCCCGCCTGATGCGATGTCAGCTCGCATCAGCAACGCCAAGAACGCCATGCAGCGCGTGCAGGACGTCCGCGCCGCGGGCGGCGATTTCTGGACGAAGCAGTTCGCGCGCGTGTACGAGGAGTACGAAAAGACGCTGCGGCAGAACAACGCGGTGGACTTCGACGACCTGCTGCTGCATATCGCGACCCTGCTGCGCGATGATGCACAGGTGCGCGAAGAACTGCGCAACCGGTTCCGGCATGTCCTCATTGATGAGTACCAGGACACGAACCATGCCCAGTTTCTCATCGCCGACGGCCTCGCCGCCGGCCACCGCCGCATCTGCGTCGTGGGCGACCCTGACCAATCAATTTACGGATGGCGCGGGGCGGACATCTCCAACATCCTCGAGTTTCAGGAGCACTATCCCGAGGCACAGGTTGTCAAGCTCGGCGAGAACTTCCGCTCGACTGCGCCCATTCTCCACGTCGCCGACCATCTCATCAAGCACAACGTCAGGCGCAAGGACAAGCCGCTGTTCACAAGGCGCCACGGCGGCGAGAAGCCCATCGTGATGACCTGCATCGACGAGCATCACGAAGCCGAGTTCGTCGCCAACTACCTCGATTCGATGAACCGCGAGCACGGCCTGACCTGGAAGGACATGGCCGTGTTCTACCGCACCAACGCGCTGAGCCGAAACATCGAAGCGGCGCTGCGCGAGCGGCAGATCCCTCATGTGCTCGTGCGCGGCACGGCCTTCTACGACCGCAAGGAAATCCGCGATGCGCTCGCCTATCTCCGCGTCATTCTCAATCCAGGCGACAGCGTCTCGCTCAAGCGCATCATCAACGAGCCGGCGCGCGGGATCGGCAAGACGACGGTGAACCGCCTCGAACAGTTCGCCGCCGAACACCAGATCACCCTCGTCGACGCGATCGGCCGCTGCCGCGAAATGGCTGACCTCAACGCGCGCGCCATCGGCGCGCTCGAGCGCTTCGGCCGGCTCCTCGAATCGTGGCGCGGCGAGAGTTCGTTCATGGGCATGGAAACCGTCGGCGAACTGGCCGAACTCGTTCGCCGCGTCGTGACCGATTCGGGCATGGAGGCCGCCCTGAACGCCGGCAAGAGCGAGGAAGACGCCCAGCGGCTCGACAACCTCAATGAACTCGTCACGGCCGTCGCCGAATTCGAAGAAAAATTTGCCAGCCAGCAGGCCGGCGGCGCCGACGCCATGACTGATCCGTTCGGGTTTGAAGTCGAGACATTTTCAGTCGCCGCGCAGGAGCCGCCGCTCATGGCGCGTCTCCGGGCCTATCTCGAACAGGTCGCGCTCGTGTCCGATGTCGAAGCATTCGATCCGGACGCCGGGGCTGTCACGCTCATGACCCTGCACGCAGCCAAAGGGCTCGAGTTTCCCGTCGTCGTCATGATCGGCCTTGAGGAAAACCTGCTCCCGCACTCGCGCAGCCGTGAGAGCGACGCCGAACTGGAGGAAGAACGCCGGCTGGCGTTCGTCGGCATCACCCGCGCCAAACAGCGCCTCGTGCTGACTCACGCGACGGTGCGGTCGTGGCGCGGCCTGCGCGAGCCGACCATCATGAGCCGGTTCCTCGGCGAACTGCCCGAAGACGGCATCGAATGGCACGGGCGCGAGCAGGCGGCGCGCCACCACGGCGACTTCGAGGCCGAATCGGAATCAGGCTGGCCCGGGCGGCGAAGCGGGTTCGGTTCACAGAGCGGCAGGCGCGAGCGCAGCGAGTTCGATGATGCGGAAGAGGTCCGCAACGTCAAGCAGTGGACGCAACAGCGAACCGCGGACGACGCCGGCGGCTTTCCCGCAGGCTGCCGCGTCCGCCACCCGCAGTTCGGCGACGGGCAGGTCGAGTCCGTCACCCGCACCGGCCGGCACACCCGCATCCGCGTTCGATTCCGCGATGTGGGCACCAAGACACTCATCGCCGAGTACGCGCGGCTGGAGCGGTTGTCGTAA